The proteins below come from a single Chryseobacterium nepalense genomic window:
- a CDS encoding response regulator transcription factor, whose protein sequence is MKNILIADGHYVVRTGTALVLKSKLQYHCNIDFAETYSDTKDMVSEKVYDLLIIDIDIPGSIFRAMVKDLKKKQKHLKILFFSTYDDNVGIQYIEEGAAGYLNKGASESEIITAVNSMFEEGYYYTVDMMKKLVTHTAGSHSVERLSKREFQIFKLLAQGNGNIEISNILNLKMSTISTYKKKIFEKLQVKNVVDLVRIYDDMH, encoded by the coding sequence ATGAAAAATATACTCATTGCTGACGGTCACTATGTAGTAAGAACAGGTACAGCTCTGGTGCTAAAGTCAAAACTCCAATATCATTGTAATATAGATTTTGCTGAAACATACTCCGATACAAAGGATATGGTTTCTGAAAAGGTATATGATCTTTTAATTATTGATATTGATATACCGGGAAGTATTTTTAGGGCAATGGTAAAAGATCTTAAGAAAAAGCAAAAACACCTTAAGATTTTATTTTTTTCAACTTATGATGACAATGTAGGGATACAATACATAGAAGAGGGAGCTGCCGGATATCTCAACAAAGGAGCCTCAGAATCTGAAATCATTACCGCGGTAAATTCCATGTTTGAGGAAGGCTATTATTATACCGTGGATATGATGAAGAAGCTGGTTACACATACTGCGGGCAGTCATTCTGTAGAAAGACTTTCTAAAAGAGAATTTCAGATTTTTAAGCTTCTTGCGCAGGGAAACGGGAATATAGAAATTTCAAACATACTGAACCTTAAGATGTCTACCATCAGTACTTATAAGAAAAAAATCTTTGAAAAGCTGCAGGTGAAAAATGTAGTTGATCTTGTAAGAATTTATGACGATATGCATTAA